One Desmodus rotundus isolate HL8 chromosome 4, HLdesRot8A.1, whole genome shotgun sequence DNA segment encodes these proteins:
- the AS3MT gene encoding LOW QUALITY PROTEIN: arsenite methyltransferase (The sequence of the model RefSeq protein was modified relative to this genomic sequence to represent the inferred CDS: inserted 4 bases in 3 codons; substituted 4 bases at 4 genomic stop codons), whose protein sequence is MEQCAPPASTNIWKNLQEKATHHSHRQVLEKSAHLQTNASVTAASWAPRHTREDLHDVHEEAALRWEVTKKYIEYLLEKYGFLAXKVAFIPGCMEKWGESGAKSENXDVMNIRHDGELYFSDVSASLELPDAIRTHKVLWGXMSFCECLGGALYWKRLVMXAPKIGFCPPCLVTADFVTIHNEKREWSLRSTLVRLYSERFQFERARRCHIIYNGGLTGHEKXLILDARFTFKEGEIVEVDEATATVLKNSXFAQYFLIRPIGEKLPTYGGCFCSMIKGLDHITDPCKSAGKPDNTQSGCXPDVAGDCRGTERSCSEDVGQVKE, encoded by the exons ATGGA GCAGTGTGCCCCCCCTGCCTCCACCAACATCTGGAAGAACTTGCAGGAGAAAGCA ACCCACCACAGCCACAGGCAGGTGCTAGAGAAATCGGCGCACCTCCAGACTAACGCCAGTGTCACTGCAGCCAGTTGGGCCCCCAGGCACACTAGGGAAGACCTGCATGATGTACATGAAGAAGCAGCCTTGAGGTGGG AAGTGACTAAAAAGTATATTGAATATCTCCTGGAAAAATACGGCTTCCTGG CGAAGGTGGCTTTTATTCCTGGCTGCATGGAGAAGTGGGGAGAGTCTGGAGCCAAAAGTGAGAATTAGGATGTTAT GAACATCAGA CATGATGGGGAGCTATATTTCAGTGACGTCTCTGCTAGCCTTGAATTGCCAGACGCAATCAGAACACACAAAGTTTTATGGGGGTagatgtcttttt GTGAGTGCCTGGGGGGTGCTTTGTACTGGAAGCGTCTTGTCA ATGCCCCCAAAATTGGGTTCTGCCCTCCATGTCTGGTCACTGCCGATTTTGTTACAATTCACAACGAGAAACGAGAGTGGTCGCTGAGGAGCACTCTAGTGCGACTATACTCAGAACGGTTCCAGTTTG AACGAGCCAGAAGATGCCACATCATTTACAATGGAGGACTCACAGGACATGAAAAATAACTAATATTGGATGCAAGGTTCACATTTaag GAAGGAGAAATTGTTGAAGTGGATGAGGCAACAGCAACTGTCTTGAAGAATTCATAATTTGCTCAGTATTTTCTGATCAGACCAATTGGAGAGAAGTTGCCGACATATGGAGGCTGTTTCTGCTCTATGATCAAAGGTTTG GACCACATCACAGACCCATGCAAGTCTGCAGGGAAGCCTGACAACACACAGTCCGGTTG CCCCGATGTCGCTGGGGACtgccgaggcacagagaggagctGCTCTGAAGACGTGGGGCAGGTGAAAGAATGA